The Niallia alba genome includes a window with the following:
- a CDS encoding N-acetylmuramoyl-L-alanine amidase has translation MVKIFIDPGHGGSDSGAVGNGLQEKNITLMIAQQIRNILQNEYEGVEIRMSRNGDSTVSLAARTNAANNWNADFFLSIHVNAGGGTGFESYIFPGVGAPTSTYQNEIHEEVIAETRFNNRGKKSANFHVLRETIMPALLTENGFIDTAIDANQLKDSNFITKIARGHVNGLESAFSLQKKQTQSPIYRVQIGAFKVKENAEKTASQASEKGFDTAVLFRDNLFKVQIGAFSNRNNAERLAQRAREAGFNAFITS, from the coding sequence ATGGTGAAAATTTTTATCGATCCTGGCCATGGTGGATCTGATTCTGGAGCAGTAGGAAATGGATTACAAGAAAAAAATATTACATTAATGATTGCTCAACAGATTAGAAATATTCTTCAGAATGAATATGAAGGAGTAGAAATTCGGATGAGTCGTAATGGCGATTCAACGGTAAGCCTGGCAGCAAGAACGAATGCCGCCAATAACTGGAATGCTGATTTTTTTCTTTCAATTCATGTTAATGCAGGTGGTGGTACTGGCTTTGAAAGTTATATATTTCCAGGAGTTGGTGCACCAACATCAACTTATCAGAATGAGATTCATGAAGAAGTAATTGCTGAGACCAGATTTAACAATAGAGGAAAGAAAAGTGCGAATTTCCATGTATTGAGAGAAACAATCATGCCTGCGCTGTTAACAGAAAATGGATTTATTGATACAGCAATAGATGCTAATCAGTTAAAAGACAGCAATTTCATTACAAAGATTGCTAGAGGGCATGTCAACGGATTAGAAAGCGCTTTTTCCCTTCAGAAAAAACAAACTCAGTCTCCGATATACCGTGTACAAATCGGAGCTTTTAAAGTAAAAGAAAATGCCGAAAAAACAGCATCTCAAGCAAGTGAAAAAGGGTTTGACACTGCTGTTTTGTTTAGAGACAACCTATTTAAAGTACAAATTGGAGCATTTAGTAATAGAAATAATGCGGAGCGATTAGCACAAAGAGCAAGGGAAGCAGGATTTAATGCGTTCATTACTAGTTAG
- the sigK gene encoding RNA polymerase sporulation sigma factor SigK, which yields MTGILLSLGALLKELVFLVSYVKNNAFPQPLSASDEKKYLRLMAEGDSHARNMLIEHNLRLVAHIVKKFENTGEDSEDLISIGTIGLIKGIESFSEGKGTKLATYAARCIENEILMHLRALKKTKKDVSLHDPIGQDKEGNEISLIDVLKSESEDVVNTIQLNMELEKVKEYIDVLDEREKEVIIGRFGLDLKKEKTQREIAKELGISRSYVSRIEKRALMKMFHEFYRAEKEKKRKNE from the coding sequence ATGACTGGAATCTTGTTGTCGCTTGGAGCTTTACTCAAAGAATTGGTTTTTCTTGTGTCCTATGTTAAGAACAATGCATTTCCCCAACCATTATCAGCGAGTGATGAAAAGAAATATTTACGATTGATGGCTGAAGGTGATTCGCATGCGAGAAATATGCTAATAGAGCATAATTTGCGTTTAGTTGCCCATATTGTGAAAAAATTTGAAAATACAGGGGAAGATTCAGAAGATCTAATTTCGATTGGAACAATCGGTCTCATAAAAGGGATAGAGAGTTTTTCAGAGGGAAAAGGAACAAAATTAGCTACTTATGCCGCTCGCTGTATTGAAAACGAAATACTTATGCATCTTCGAGCTTTGAAGAAAACAAAAAAAGATGTTTCTCTTCATGATCCAATTGGTCAAGATAAGGAAGGAAATGAAATCAGTCTTATAGATGTACTAAAATCAGAATCGGAAGATGTTGTAAATACGATACAGTTAAATATGGAGCTCGAAAAAGTAAAAGAATATATTGATGTATTAGATGAAAGAGAAAAAGAAGTGATTATCGGAAGATTTGGTCTCGATTTAAAGAAGGAAAAAACACAAAGAGAAATTGCGAAAGAACTAGGAATATCGAGGAGCTATGTTTCGCGAATAGAAAAGAGAGCCTTGATGAAAATGTTTCATGAATTCTACCGGGCCGAAAAGGAAAAAAAGCGAAAAAATGAATAA
- a CDS encoding fructose-1,6-bisphosphatase: MDTKYLDLLTEKYDSEEKVVTEIINLDAILNLPKGTEHFVSDLHGEYHAFQHVLRNGSGNVKEKIRDLFKDELSKTQIDEFATLVYYPEEKLKRVVNSFIHTTELDTWYADTIERMIRLVSYASSKYTNSKVRKALPQQFVYIIEELLYEKNELNNKTDYYSSIINRIISLGQANKLIIGLSYTIQRLVVDHLHVVGDIYDRGPYPDKIIETLMEYHSVDIQWGNHDVLWIGAFAGSKVCLANIIRICARYDNLDIIEDAYGINLRPLLNLANKYYNDNKAFRPKMNAKKEENSEENILQITKIHQAISIIQFKLEMPIIKRRPDFQMHHRLLLEKINYENNTIDLNEKNYSLENICFNTINPKDPSKLLKEEEQVMDKLLFSIQHSEKLARHIHFLMNKGNLYLRYNSNLLIHGCIPLNEDGTMKTMRIDGKDYCGKELFDLFEYYLRYSFNHPEISDDFATDLVWYLWTGENSSLFGKKDMTTFERYFIKEKEIHKEKKNPYYSLRENEEVCRHILEEFGLNPDQGHIINGHTPVAEINGENPIKANGKMIVIDGGFSKAYQSKTGIAGYTLLYNSYGMQLVAHKRFTSKEDVLENGTDVLSVKRVVDRELQRKKVLETNVGQKLLEQMNDLNRLLEYRYIKK, encoded by the coding sequence ATGGATACTAAATATTTGGATTTACTAACAGAAAAGTATGATTCTGAAGAAAAAGTGGTTACTGAAATAATAAATTTAGATGCCATACTCAATCTTCCAAAGGGGACCGAGCATTTTGTCAGTGACCTGCATGGAGAGTATCACGCATTTCAACATGTTTTAAGAAATGGTTCTGGAAATGTTAAGGAAAAAATTCGCGATTTATTTAAAGACGAGCTTTCCAAAACGCAAATCGATGAATTTGCAACATTGGTATATTATCCAGAAGAAAAGCTAAAAAGAGTAGTAAATTCATTTATACATACAACAGAACTGGATACTTGGTATGCTGATACGATCGAAAGGATGATTCGCCTAGTATCCTATGCATCTTCCAAGTATACAAATTCCAAAGTGAGAAAAGCGTTGCCACAGCAGTTTGTTTACATAATTGAAGAATTATTGTATGAGAAAAATGAATTAAATAATAAAACCGATTATTATTCAAGCATCATTAACAGAATTATTTCTTTAGGACAAGCGAATAAATTAATTATCGGCCTATCCTATACAATACAAAGACTAGTTGTTGATCATTTGCACGTCGTTGGAGATATATATGACCGAGGACCCTACCCCGATAAAATCATCGAAACATTAATGGAGTATCACTCCGTGGATATACAGTGGGGGAATCATGATGTTCTATGGATTGGTGCATTTGCAGGGTCAAAAGTCTGTCTTGCTAATATTATTCGTATTTGTGCAAGATATGATAATTTAGATATTATCGAGGATGCATATGGTATAAACTTACGGCCACTCTTAAATTTAGCGAATAAATATTATAACGATAATAAAGCTTTTCGTCCAAAAATGAATGCCAAAAAAGAAGAAAACTCAGAAGAAAATATTTTACAAATAACAAAAATCCATCAAGCTATTTCCATCATTCAATTTAAACTAGAAATGCCTATTATCAAAAGACGTCCTGATTTCCAAATGCACCACCGTCTACTTTTAGAAAAAATTAATTACGAGAATAATACCATTGATTTAAACGAAAAAAATTATTCACTAGAAAATATTTGTTTTAATACAATTAATCCAAAAGATCCTTCAAAGCTATTAAAAGAAGAAGAACAAGTCATGGATAAGCTGCTTTTTTCGATCCAGCATTCAGAGAAACTTGCAAGGCACATTCACTTTCTTATGAATAAGGGGAATCTATACTTAAGATATAACAGCAATTTATTAATCCATGGTTGTATTCCTTTAAATGAAGATGGAACGATGAAAACGATGCGCATTGATGGAAAAGATTATTGCGGAAAGGAATTATTTGATCTATTTGAATACTATTTACGCTATAGCTTTAATCATCCTGAAATATCGGATGACTTTGCAACAGATTTAGTTTGGTATTTATGGACTGGTGAAAATTCCTCGTTATTTGGCAAAAAAGACATGACTACATTCGAGCGGTATTTTATTAAAGAAAAGGAAATCCATAAAGAGAAAAAGAATCCTTATTACTCCTTGCGAGAAAACGAAGAGGTATGTCGCCACATTTTAGAAGAATTTGGGCTAAATCCTGATCAAGGACATATTATTAACGGGCATACACCCGTAGCTGAGATCAATGGAGAAAACCCAATTAAAGCCAATGGGAAAATGATTGTTATTGATGGTGGTTTCTCCAAAGCCTATCAATCAAAAACAGGAATCGCAGGCTACACTTTATTATATAACTCTTATGGCATGCAATTGGTTGCACATAAGCGCTTTACTTCAAAGGAAGATGTTTTAGAAAATGGTACAGATGTCTTGTCTGTAAAAAGAGTAGTCGATAGAGAGTTACAACGCAAAAAGGTATTAGAAACAAATGTAGGTCAAAAATTACTGGAGCAAATGAATGATTTAAATCGATTGTTGGAATACCGCTATATTAAAAAATAA
- a CDS encoding YrzI family small protein, which produces MTINMLFFTITVHQKQMTEEEIIHQQNIEEIMEENRRKQFSMMHF; this is translated from the coding sequence ATGACGATAAATATGTTATTTTTTACAATTACTGTACATCAAAAACAAATGACTGAAGAAGAAATCATTCATCAGCAAAATATTGAAGAAATTATGGAAGAAAATAGAAGGAAACAGTTTTCTATGATGCATTTCTAA
- a CDS encoding YrzI family small protein, whose amino-acid sequence MTLNIFFITITINLKKWSEEEHAHLQEIEQIFEETKNKQIRSGYFSRINY is encoded by the coding sequence ATGACCTTAAATATTTTCTTTATTACAATAACTATTAACTTGAAAAAGTGGAGTGAAGAAGAACATGCTCATTTACAGGAAATCGAGCAAATATTCGAAGAAACAAAAAACAAGCAAATTCGTTCTGGGTATTTTTCTCGAATCAATTACTAA
- a CDS encoding YrzI family small protein — MTLNLIFLTVTIKKKQYTNAEWLQEMEMEKRMEENRRKLHEIGYLNHRL; from the coding sequence ATGACGTTAAATCTAATTTTTCTAACGGTAACGATTAAGAAAAAGCAGTATACAAACGCAGAGTGGTTACAAGAGATGGAAATGGAGAAGAGAATGGAGGAAAATCGTAGAAAGCTGCATGAAATTGGCTATTTAAACCATAGGTTGTAA
- a CDS encoding YrhC family protein has translation MEKKMKILTDKISDYQQFGTVLLAVGAFFYIGIIIPKMDKVAGYNIGMLITSILFLSASILFLGKAKKLKKLLDEWKES, from the coding sequence ATGGAGAAAAAGATGAAAATCTTAACGGACAAAATATCTGATTATCAGCAATTCGGCACCGTTTTATTAGCAGTTGGAGCGTTTTTTTATATAGGAATAATCATTCCGAAAATGGACAAGGTAGCTGGTTATAACATTGGAATGCTCATTACTTCGATTCTTTTCTTAAGTGCTTCGATTTTATTTTTGGGTAAAGCTAAGAAATTAAAAAAACTTTTGGATGAATGGAAAGAATCATAA
- a CDS encoding bifunctional cystathionine gamma-lyase/homocysteine desulfhydrase, translating into MKRKTKLIHGGVPGDPHTGAVNVPIYQVSTYKQDGIGNHKGFEYSRTGNPTRHALEELIKDLEEGKRGFAFSSGMAAITAVMMLFKKGDHVLLTDDVYGGTFRVMTKVLNKFGIEATFIDTSDISNIHEAIKENTVALYIETPTNPLLKITDIEAASRVAKENGLLTIVDNTFSTPYWQTPLTLGADIVLHSATKYLGGHSDVVSGLVVVNDEKLAEDLHFVQNSTGGVLGPHDSWLLIRGMKTLGIRMEEHESNTKQIVAFLEEHAAISKVYYPGLPAHPNHEISKKQALGFGGMVSFDVGSAENADKLLEKVRYFTLAESLGAVESLISVPARMTHASIPAERRAELGITDGLVRISVGLEDVEDLIEDLKQALQ; encoded by the coding sequence ATGAAAAGAAAAACGAAATTAATACATGGTGGAGTTCCAGGAGATCCTCATACTGGTGCAGTTAATGTTCCTATTTATCAAGTAAGCACATATAAACAGGACGGAATTGGAAATCATAAAGGCTTTGAATATTCTAGAACTGGAAATCCTACTCGTCATGCTTTAGAAGAGCTCATCAAGGATTTAGAAGAAGGAAAAAGGGGTTTTGCTTTCAGTTCTGGTATGGCAGCTATTACTGCGGTTATGATGCTATTTAAAAAGGGAGACCATGTTCTATTAACAGACGATGTGTATGGTGGAACTTTCCGTGTTATGACAAAGGTGTTAAATAAGTTTGGTATAGAGGCCACCTTTATTGATACAAGTGATATAAGCAACATTCATGAGGCTATAAAAGAAAATACAGTAGCGCTATATATAGAAACGCCGACGAATCCATTATTAAAAATAACAGACATAGAAGCAGCATCTCGTGTTGCCAAAGAAAATGGATTATTAACGATAGTAGACAATACTTTCTCTACACCTTATTGGCAAACTCCACTAACATTAGGGGCAGATATTGTTCTTCATAGCGCAACGAAGTATCTGGGAGGCCATAGTGATGTAGTATCAGGCTTAGTTGTTGTTAATGATGAAAAATTAGCTGAAGATCTTCATTTTGTGCAAAACTCAACAGGTGGAGTGTTAGGACCACATGATTCATGGCTCTTAATAAGAGGGATGAAAACACTAGGAATTCGCATGGAGGAGCATGAAAGTAATACAAAACAAATTGTAGCTTTTCTAGAAGAGCATGCTGCCATTTCAAAAGTATATTATCCAGGACTTCCTGCTCATCCGAATCATGAAATAAGCAAGAAGCAAGCACTTGGATTTGGTGGAATGGTAAGCTTTGATGTAGGAAGCGCAGAGAACGCTGATAAGCTTTTAGAGAAAGTTAGATATTTTACGCTTGCTGAAAGCTTGGGAGCTGTAGAAAGCTTAATTTCAGTGCCTGCGAGAATGACGCATGCGTCTATCCCAGCAGAAAGAAGAGCGGAGCTTGGTATCACAGATGGACTTGTAAGAATATCGGTTGGCTTAGAAGACGTAGAAGATTTAATCGAAGATCTAAAACAGGCATTACAATAA